The Rhopalosiphum maidis isolate BTI-1 chromosome 1, ASM367621v3, whole genome shotgun sequence genome has a segment encoding these proteins:
- the LOC113548751 gene encoding rRNA methyltransferase 3, mitochondrial, giving the protein MKAIGSSFSVNFRRILCNNLTTRTYVSDTKGSDKKQSNDDLLNSIKPHSRSGVLSVVEKDDSGFPSYFILKETSPLLSQAMISVKNKKKRHQNSSILLEGKRLIQDALNAGVKPKQIFFSQKRVLENLCLPEELRDLPVTSTIFYKTPYKMIQLFSETETSQGIMGIFEFPIIDHRARKQSFPITVICDNIREPGNLGAVLRTVTAVGASQIILMKGCTDLWGDKVLRAGCGAHFRMKIISDVSWSNLENIKGQVCLADNNFANNVDYSNIDEDTNVNVFRKSAPIELPIVPYYEVDYCKTTPLILIIGGETHGLSDEGCEFAKLRKGIRINIPLENGIESLNSATAVGILCFEAKKQMLNLVRSEDEIDKIEQAY; this is encoded by the exons ATGAAAGCAATCGGTAGTAGTTTTTCGGTTAATTTCCGACGAATATTGTGCAACAACTTAACCACACGTACATATGTGTCGGATACAAAGGGTTCAgataaaaaacaatcaaacGATGATCTATTGAACAGCATTAAGCCTCATTCACGCAGTGGAGTATTGTCAGTTGTTGAAAAAGATGACAGCGGATTTCCTTCATATTTCATACTTAAAGAAACTAGTCCGTTACTGAG tcAAGCCATGATTagcgttaaaaataaaaaaaagcgtCATCAAAATAGCAGCATACTTTTAGAAGGCAAACGTCTGATACAAGATGCATTAAATGCTGGTGTGAAgcctaaacaaatatttttcagtcaGAAGAGAGTATTAGAAAACTTATGTTTACCTGAAGAACTACGAGATCTCCCAGTCacaagtacaatattttataagactccttataaaatgattcaattattttcagaGACTGAGACTTCCCAAGGAATAATGG gtATCTTTGAATTTCCAATTATTGATCATAGAGCTAGAAAACAGTCATTTCCAATTACTGTAATCTGTGATAATATTCGTGAACCTGGCAATTTAGGTGCTGTGTTAAGAACTGTAACAGCTGTTGGAGcatcacaaattattttaatgaaag GCTGTACTGATTTGTGGGGAGACAAAGTATTGAGAGCTGGTTGTGGTGCACATTTcagaatgaaaattatatcggATGTCAGCTGGAGcaatttggaaaatatcaaaggTCAAGTCTGTTTGGCGGATAACAACTTTGCAAACAATGttgattattcaaatattgatgaagatacaaatgtaaatgtttttagaaaatcaGCTCCAATTGAATTACCAATAGTTCCTTACTATGAAGTAGATTACTGTAAAACCACTCCTTTGATACTCATTATTGGAGGTGAGACACATGGGTTGAGTGATGAAGGATGTGAGTTTGCCAAATTACGAAAAGGTATCCGCATAAACATTCCACTTGAAAATGGAATAGAAAGCTTAAACTCTGCAACagctgtaggtatattatgttttgaagccaaaaaacaaatgttaaatttagtaAGAAGTGAAGatgaaattgataaaattgaacaagcatattaa